The following proteins are encoded in a genomic region of Fervidobacterium pennivorans DSM 9078:
- the rplI gene encoding 50S ribosomal protein L9: protein MKIVLMQDVPKLGKKGQIVNVSDGYARNFLIPKGLAKEATPEVIKELERQKEEERKRQEEQRKASEELLSELQKHVFKIKVKAGEGGKLFGSLTNSNIAEEIEKVLGKEFDKRWISLESNIKSVGLYDVVVKLPGGVSGKIKVEVVKSED, encoded by the coding sequence ATGAAAATTGTTCTAATGCAGGATGTTCCCAAACTTGGCAAGAAGGGACAAATTGTCAATGTCTCTGATGGATATGCAAGGAACTTCCTTATCCCAAAAGGTTTAGCTAAAGAAGCTACACCAGAGGTTATTAAGGAGTTGGAAAGGCAAAAAGAAGAGGAGAGAAAAAGACAAGAAGAACAAAGAAAGGCAAGTGAAGAACTGCTTTCCGAACTTCAAAAGCATGTTTTCAAAATCAAAGTAAAAGCTGGAGAAGGTGGCAAATTATTTGGCTCACTGACCAATTCAAACATCGCAGAAGAGATAGAAAAGGTGTTAGGAAAGGAATTTGATAAAAGATGGATATCTCTTGAATCTAATATAAAAAGCGTGGGGCTTTATGACGTAGTCGTTAAACTACCAGGCGGTGTTTCTGGAAAGATAAAGGTGGAGGTAGTAAAGAGCGAAGATTAA